The Bradyrhizobium barranii subsp. barranii genome segment GAATTTCCAGATGCCGATGTTGCGCCGGATGTCGAACGGAAAGCGCACGTCGTGGTCACGCACCTTGCCTGCAACGGGCGGCAGCGTTTTCAGATAGGCGAAGAGGTCGAGCACGTCCTCGCGCCTGGCGTGCTGATAGGACGTGTAGGGAAAGGCCGGGAAATAATGCTGTCCATCCGGCGAGACCCCGTGCATGACCGCGTTGACGAAATCGGCGTCGGTCCATTTGCCGATGCCGTAGGTCGGATCGGAGGAGATGTTCGGCGCGTAGAACGTTCCGAACGGCGACTTGATCGCGACGCCGCCGCCGAGCCTGGTGCGATCGGGCTGGTCGGGGACGGCATGGCAGGACGCGCATCCACCGGCGTTGAACATCACCTCGCCATTGGCGAGATTGGGGACATGGGCAGGCGCGGCGGCACCGGCCGCCACCACCGGCGCGCTGAGCCACCAATAGACGCCCGCAGCAGCGACCGCGGCAAGCAGCGCCACGACAATTGTTCGTTGCAACATGCAGATCCATTCATTGCTTGCCGCGAACTTATGACCGATGTCCACGCGGCTCCAGCCACGAAGAATTTAGCCCGCCCCGGCCGGATTCGGGAATAAACTGAAACGGCCAATGTTGAAAGGTTGGCAGGGCCAACGAGGCCTCAGGGAGAATGTCATGAACAAGACCGTCATCGCCATGGTCGCGCTGGGCGCCGCAGCTTTTGCAGCCCCCGCCGGCGCCGAAAAGCTGAAAGCAACGCTCGACGGCAAATCCGAGGTGCCAGCAACCACCACCAGCGGCGCCGGAACCGCCGATCTGGACTATGATGCCGCCAGCAAGAAGCTGTCCTGGAAGGTCACCTATTCCGGCCTGTCCGGCCCCGCCACCGCCGCCCACTTCCACGGGCCGGCCGAGGCTGGCAAGAACGCCGGCGTCGCGGTCGCGATCCCGAATGCAACCTCCAGCCCGGTCGAGGGCTCGGCGACGCTGACCGATGCGCAGGCCGCTGATCTGCTCGCCGGCAAGCTCTACGTCAACATCCACACCGCGGCCAATCCGGGCGGCGAGATCCGCGGCCAGGTGACGAAGTAACCTCAAGGCTGCTTCGTACGCGAAGGCCGGGCGCCGGAGGGAGCGTCCGGCCTTTTCGATTCCGCACGCCGCGAGGTGGCCGCGCACGCTCATTCCGGCATGCCGGCAACCCGGAGCGCTTGCGTCAGCTTTTCGACATCTTCCCGTCGGCGGTATCGCCGTGTGTACGCATCGATACGCTTATTGGGACATAGTTGCATCGCACGGTCGCAAATCCGCCGGGCTTCCCCAATCCGGTCTGACGCCGCATGGCATGCCGCCAGAATGAATTGCGCAGGCGGAAAGATCGGTATCAGCCTGATGGCGGCTGCCGCGCAAGCCAAGGCGTCATCATGACGGTCTGCAAGAAAATGAGCATAAGCCAAGCCCGTCTGGGCGTTGGCGCCCCCATGCGGATGAAGCGGGTTCAAACGCAATGCGGTGTTGAATTGCTCGATTGCGGCGTCACCACGACCAAGCCAGAGTTCGCTCCAACCGTTCCAATGTCGTGCGATGACGAGGTTTGGGTCCAGCTTTATCGCGCGCACGAGAAGAGCATCGCCTTCCTCGACCTCGCCTGCCACCTGGGAGAGCGCGTGTCCGGCCATCGCGAGCACCGACGGATCATTCGGGTCAAGCTCGACCGCCCGCCTCGCCAGCCGCGCGGCTTCGCTGTGTTCATGGGCTTCATCAGTGATCCAGTCGAAAACATTCCTCAGGACATAGCAACGGGCGCCGAGCGCGTATGCACGCGCGAATTCGGGATCGATCTCGCGGGCAGTTTTTGCGAGCTCTATAGCCTCGATGCTTGCTTCCTCGGTGAATTTGAAGAAGGAGGCAAATGCCCGAAGATAATAGTCGTAAGCCTGAAGGTTGTCGGTCGGCTGGCGTTGGGCGCGCTCGATTTCGGCGCGCTCCAGTCGCGGGGAGATTGCGCCGATGACGCTGCTCGTCAGCCGATCCTGCAGGTCGAAAAGATCTTCGATCTCACTGTCAAACCGGTCCGTCCAGAGATTCAGGCCGGTCGTCGCGTCGATCAACTGACCGGCGATTCGGACTCGATTGCCGGCCTTGCGCACACTGCCTTCGAGCACGTAGCGAACGCCCAGCTCCTGACCGATCTGTTTGACGTCGATCGCCCTGCCCTTGTAGGCCAGAGTCGAATGTCGCGCGATCACGAAAAGAGACTTCGAACGCGACAGTCCCGAAATGATGTCCTCGACCATACCGTCGGCAAAATAGTCCTGCTCCGGATCCGGGCACAGGTTGGCGAATGGAAGGACCGCGATCGAGGGTTTGTCGGGGAGCGAGAGCGCAGGTTTCGGCGTCTCGGCTCCGCCGTCGGCGGCCGCTGCGCCCTCGGCGGCAAGCGTTTCCCGGACCTGACCCACGAAGCGGAAGCCTCTGCGTGGCAGTGTTCTTATCAGCCGCTGCTCTTCGCCAGAATCCCCGATCGCGCATCGCGCACTGTTGAGGCGGGTCGTCAGCGCAGCATCGGACACGCAGCACCCCTGCCAAATGGCATCGATGAGTTCATCCTTGCCTACGACGCGCTCCCGATTGCGGATCAGGTAATCGAGGAGATCGAACACCAGTGGCGTAACTGAGATCCGATCCGCTCCGCGATGCAGCTCTCGCCGACCGGCGTCGAATGCATACTCCTCAAAGAGATAGCGCACGGTGCGAATCCCTTGGGTGAGCCCTCCGGGGCGACCGGGGTGGGCTTTTGGGC includes the following:
- a CDS encoding c-type cytochrome, translated to MLQRTIVVALLAAVAAAGVYWWLSAPVVAAGAAAPAHVPNLANGEVMFNAGGCASCHAVPDQPDRTRLGGGVAIKSPFGTFYAPNISSDPTYGIGKWTDADFVNAVMHGVSPDGQHYFPAFPYTSYQHARREDVLDLFAYLKTLPPVAGKVRDHDVRFPFDIRRNIGIWKFLFMDGKPFVADGTKSPQWNRGAYLVNSFGHCAECHSPRNALGGIISGERFAGGPNPEGEGWVPNITQKRLGEWSAKDIAYFLKTGELPDGDSVGGAMTRVIKNTSQLPDEDLAAMADYIKSLPPVDGPPRPKQAS
- a CDS encoding CHRD domain-containing protein; this encodes MNKTVIAMVALGAAAFAAPAGAEKLKATLDGKSEVPATTTSGAGTADLDYDAASKKLSWKVTYSGLSGPATAAHFHGPAEAGKNAGVAVAIPNATSSPVEGSATLTDAQAADLLAGKLYVNIHTAANPGGEIRGQVTK
- a CDS encoding winged helix-turn-helix domain-containing tetratricopeptide repeat protein, with protein sequence MRYLFEEYAFDAGRRELHRGADRISVTPLVFDLLDYLIRNRERVVGKDELIDAIWQGCCVSDAALTTRLNSARCAIGDSGEEQRLIRTLPRRGFRFVGQVRETLAAEGAAAADGGAETPKPALSLPDKPSIAVLPFANLCPDPEQDYFADGMVEDIISGLSRSKSLFVIARHSTLAYKGRAIDVKQIGQELGVRYVLEGSVRKAGNRVRIAGQLIDATTGLNLWTDRFDSEIEDLFDLQDRLTSSVIGAISPRLERAEIERAQRQPTDNLQAYDYYLRAFASFFKFTEEASIEAIELAKTAREIDPEFARAYALGARCYVLRNVFDWITDEAHEHSEAARLARRAVELDPNDPSVLAMAGHALSQVAGEVEEGDALLVRAIKLDPNLVIARHWNGWSELWLGRGDAAIEQFNTALRLNPLHPHGGANAQTGLAYAHFLADRHDDALACAAAAIRLIPIFPPAQFILAACHAASDRIGEARRICDRAMQLCPNKRIDAYTRRYRRREDVEKLTQALRVAGMPE